TCGCAATTGACATTTCACACTTCTATCTTTAATTTCATCATCCGTTTTGTGTAAACATCTTAGCTGACTTGCAGCATAAGCCCACTTTTGTACTTTGGTTCTAATTTGATATCCGAATAAAGCGGAAGCTTGTAGCTcccaacaaataaatacatttttttctattcaatACAACTGAATTGATTTgtttacatataatatatttttttaaaatgaaaacccACATTAGAAAATATTCTGCGTTTGTTGTGGCATCATTTTAAGAGAAGTATAATTTGTTattggcaacattttcaaaaacttCATTGCAAAGAGCTGTTACCAGagtcaaaaaaaataaaaataaagttacaagaatattaataattaaaattactaaCCTTGATTTAATATGTATTCTAGAATAAGTTGTTGTCGACAAATTGGCTGTTAACAcaaataacattattttttaaattaaattttgttcatATTTCATAAGTTAAGTGTTAACGCGCAAATGCCTCTATGTAATTTTTGATCGGATGGACTGCGGAACCGATGATGATCGCTCGCGGCTTCTCTTGTTCTCTTCTGTAGCGACAAGTTTGCTTTACCGTCTTTGTACCGCACTCAGACGTCTTTCTCCATTCGCGTTTCGGCACTCAGTATTAAGCCCCGCGTTCGATAGCAACGCGCTAGCCGCATTTCACCATGAACTCCCGTTTCTCAACAgagagttttttttatttctctttcgGAATATATCAACAGCGTACAatcatgatacaattatacaaggtagtctcgtcggaaaaAGCTTTCGTCAGTACGCATTCGTTTTCCGACGCAAGATGTTGTCTGCGGACGAATTTTTTCTGCAATTAACCCTTGTGCAAAATGACATTTTGCAATGTATGCCGTAGATACGGatagaattaaaacatttcgagaattagagaattctcatatatattgttaatattattcataaacaacatacattttagaaatatgtcaaaaagaCATTAATATTAgcttcaaaatatgtaaatattaatatcatcgTCTAAGGGTTAATGCGCATTTCATTCTCGTCTCGCTCACACTGCTGTGCTGAGACTCTTTCACTCtttccgacgagactaccttgtataattgtatcatgcgTACAATTATACATTCTATCATGGTCTCGTCGTGTGAATTTTCGTTCGGTTTCAGTCCGGTAACGTTCAGTGAACTCGTGCTTTTTGAAGGGAACGATTTTTCTCTAAATATTAACCCTGTGCCAAGCAAAAATGTCACATTACAAacagatgaaaattgtttttcccaatattatttcaaactacattataacaaaaaaaaatatatataggaacaattattattagctGCTAGGgatgtataaattaatatagacataaaaaaaatgtactttaTGAttcgtatatattttaaaattaagaacttcaacaaaaaaattagtattcaaaaacaaaaacaacgattactgtcaaatattaaaaattagtttaaaaaaacacttcaactctttttaatataatgGAACAATTAAACCCTATGCACCCTTTAAGGGTTAATCAAAAAGCATCACTGTCGATTCTTTCGCACTCACTAGGCGGAGACGTCTCACTCGCACttatcatacatacatatgtatggtATTGTTAACGGACAGcttttgtattattgtatcATGTGTTTGTTGGGAACTGCAAGCTTCCGCTTTATTCGGATATCAAATTAAAGTACAAAAGTGGACTTAACATATGCTGCAAGTCAGCTAAGATGGGACAAAGCTTCTTTATGTTTATACAAAACGGATGATGAAATCAAAGATCGAAgtgtgaaatgcaattgtgtTTACAATTGCGTTTTGACATGTCAGCATTCGCTGTTGAGTTTACATTAAGGTTTGCGCATTATGAGCTGCGCTTTACTTTAATTGTGTTTATGCTAAAGCATAATTGTTTACATCAAAAATGACTGCGCAATTGGAATTGgactaattttaaatatgttgaGAAATCGAAAGTGTTTATATTTCTAATGCGATTTGTTATGTGAGCTGGGTGAAAACTCCCCCCTTCCTAAGATATAAGTAGAAGTTTCGTCCTCGATACTTAATGGTTTTTTAACAAATCTTCgactttttgatttaatttacttatagTATCGAGCTCTATTTCTTGATTtggtaaattaaaattttgattttcagaATTCTTTGATTTTATAAGGTgacaataattgaaatacgCGGGCCGGTACTTAAGAAGCTTtatcacaaaaaatattaaaattaatacaaataataaaaatgttattttagaATGATTATTTTCTAAAGTGATAACAATTTTTGATAAAACGCTTATGTTTTCCAATTGTAATTTTGTGATATTAGTAGGTTGGTATTCAGTTATTAAATAGTTTGTAAATTGTTTGtcttttatatagtttaatattttttttgtttttctttaaaataagaTGTATTATTGATTACAACCatgtttttaaatgtatgttAACTAGATAAGTGCCAATAAACAATgtttcattaatataatttgttccTGATACTAGAAGAGCACCATCTGTTATGATTTCTGTTGGTCTATTTTTTTCAGTTAGTTTTATACAActtgcaaattttttatttaagaggtttacaaaacaatttgattcaaaattgattttagcaaagctattaaatatttattttttatatttttcgatgGCGTAAAAAGTGTTATTGCATTTAGCTACTTTGttgtttacaaataattttccatttttttgaGCTATGGCTTTTGCGTGATATAACTTACAATTATAGTTAACAGTTGgatattttatatagattATGATTAAACCTTGatatgaaataattgaaaaagacGAAACATCTAAAAGGTCTATTAAagtaatgtttaatttttcgtggttgaaaatttttatcatatcttctttgcttaaaatttttatacccgctacccatagggtagaagggtattataactttgtgccgacaggaaatgtatgtaacaggtataaagaggcatctccgaccctataaagtatatatattcttgatcagcgacaacagccgagacgatctagccatgtccgtctgtccgtctgtccgtatgaacacctagatctcagagactataagagatagagatataattttttgttttgatttgcacgcaaatcaagtttgtttcaaatttttgccacgccccttccgccctcgcaaataaacaaaatctaataacaagctttctttcttattggatttaatattttggctttTGAAAAGGTTCTAGTGTTTAGCAGATCTTGTAGGtcaattgataataatttgagtctgtatttttttttaatatttgatacTTCGGCTACTTCTTTAAAAATTgcagaaataattttattttgttgattattgttctGTACGAGTTCATTGATTTTAGTTTGAATATTTATCATGTCGTCATGATCTGGTGTTCCTATTATCCATTTAAAAATGGTACCGAGCTCATTGACACTGCGCTTAAAAACTTTGTGAGCTGTGAGTTGAGAAATAAGtgttttgattaaatttaattccatAGTTACTTCCCAATCGATAGTACTGTTcttgtttttgaaaaattttagttctttttaaaatatatctgttatatatactgaaataaaaaactttaaaatctcTCCTCACTAACAATACTAATAATACTATCGTACATTATTATACTAATAACAATATATCATCTGGCAACTCTGTAATCACCAATTACTATTTCTTGTAAGTATTTGGTTAATGGTTTGCTATTTtgtacattattttaatataatactgaagtaattataaagaaaaatgtaaatcttctttcaataaaattgtggTCCTGAAAAGGACCGATTTGTTTGATTATTTGATGCTTGTCAAGCACAACGCACAACGTTGTCACAATTTAAGCACGTTCGCCACGAATACGTCTGGCCAGCTGGATATCTTTCGGCATGATGGTGACACGCTTGGCATGGATAGCGCACAAGTTAGTATCTTCGAACAGGCCAACCAAGTAGGCTTCACTAGCTTCCTGCAGTGCCATCACAGCAGAGCTCTGGAAACGCAGATCGGTCTTGAAATCCTGAGCAATTTCACGCACCAAGCGCTGGAAAGGCAGCTTGCGGATCAGCAACTCTGTGCTCTTCTGGTAACGACGGATCTCACGCAGGGCAACAGTTCCGGGGCGATAACGATGAGGCTTCTTCACACCGCCGGTGGCTGGCGCACTCTTACGAGCCGCCTTAGTTGCCAGCTGCTTACGAGGCGCCTTGCCTCCGGTCGATTTACGAGCAGTCTGCTTAGTACGagccatttttatttcacaattttcactTCACACAGCAAATGTTAAAAACACAATAATCGGACGAAGCGACTCGGCTCTCGTATTTATAGTAAAACTGGTGGTGGGTTGccgaacgagaacgagaacgagcgATCGGGTTGTTGCCATTCCAGTGTGTGAGCAGCACGTAGATACATATTGCTGACTCTTTCTGGTTTATGTATCATTGAGTATAAATAGAGGCGTTTGAGTCGGACCGAACAACAGTATCTTTCTGACTTCGGTGTGAgtgtaaagtaaaatattaaaagtgaaaaatgacTGGTCGTGGTAAAGGTGGCAAGGGCTTGGGAAAAGGTGGCGCCAAGCGTCATCGCAAAGTGTTGCGTGATAACATCCAGGGTATCACGAAGCCAGCTATCCGTCGTCTAGCTTTCGTGAAGCGCATCTCTGGTCTTATTTATGAGGAAACTCGTGGTGTGCTGAAGGTTTTCTTGGAAAACGTTATCCGTGATGCAGTCACTTACACCGAACACGCCAAGAGGAAGACAGTCACAGCCATGGATGTTGTGTACGCTCTGAAGAGGCAAGGCCGCACTCTGTACGGTTTCGGCGGCTAAGAAAATTTGTATCTACTACAAAGTACAAACTCAAAACCCACATCAATCGGTCCTTTTCAGGACCACCAAAACATTCACTAAAAAGAGAAGataatcaatatattttaactattaaataaaagtaaacaacgaAACTAAAACAGCACTAAAAAgaatcattttcaatttcattcagATTGTCCCAGTTAAATTCTACGatacaaacaaataagttGTTTTACACGGCGACttgtaaatacataatttaatggcttttaacattttttctaaaaatttattatattgtgtTCATTAGTAAAAAatcctcaaaaaaaaattttatagtttacCGATGCAGCGTGTTAAACATTTTACGATACTTTTCGACACAACTGTACCTCGTGTTCAGTGCAAATACTTTGCTTATGTGAAAATCGACATTTTAAGACACTTTTTGACACAACTGTACCACGTGAGCAGTGTAGATTCTTTGCTCATGTGAAGATACTCAATACAGCATTTCTGAACGAATATCGATATAATTActtaagtatattaaaaaaatgattctctttaataaatatttggtcGTCCTGAAAAGGACGTTTTGGGTTTTAGTTGATTTGTGTTATATGCGagtttaaatttgaatttaagcCTTCTTTTCGGTCTTCTTGGGCAAGAGAACAGCCTGAATATTAGGCAAAACACCGCCCTGGGCAATGGTGACACCCGAAAGCAGTTTGTTCAACTCCTCATCGTTGCGGATGGCCAATTGCAGATGACGAGGGATAATCCTAGTCTTCTTGTTGTCACGGGCTGCGTTACCAGCCAACTCCAAAACTTCAGCAGCCAAGTATTCCATCACAGCAGCCAGGTACACAGGAGCACCAGCACCAACACGCTCGGCATAGTTGCCCTTGCGAAGCAGACGGTGAATACGGCCAACGGGGAACTGAAGACCAGCGCGGTTGGAACGAGACTTTGACTTTCCCTTAACTTTGCCACCTTTACCACGACcagacatttttatttattatttctaactTCACTGtttcacacacaaaactcGAATATTGTTGACAAATGAATTCATTGCCAGCTATTTATACTTTTCCGAGCTACCTACTCGTTCCGTTAAGGGatgacagctgctgctgataacCGGTTTCGATGAGAGCTCGTCTAACGGAAAGCGTTGCTacaataaaagtataaattgGGTGTGTTTCGGATCCCTAGCAAAACAACTGTGAAGTGAATTTTGAAAGTGAATTTGAATTCGAATCATGCCGCCCAAGACTAGTGGAAAGGCAGCCAAGAAGGCTGGCAAAGCGCAGAAAAACATCACCAAGAacgacaagaagaagaagcgcaAGAGGAAGGAAAGCTATGCCATCTACATCTACAAAGTGCTGAAGCAGGTCCATCCTGACACCGGTATCTCATCGAAGGCAATGAGCATCATGAACAGCTTTGTGAACGACATTTTCGAGCGCATTGCTGCCGAGGCCTCCCGTTTGGCTCACTACAACAAGCGGTCGACTATCACCAGTCGGGAAATCCAAACCGCTGTCCGTCTCTTACTG
This DNA window, taken from Drosophila nasuta strain 15112-1781.00 chromosome 2L, ASM2355853v1, whole genome shotgun sequence, encodes the following:
- the LOC132791812 gene encoding histone H4-like: MTGRGKGGKGLGKGGAKRHRKVLRDNIQGITKPAIRRLAFVKRISGLIYEETRGVLKVFLENVIRDAVTYTEHAKRKTVTAMDVVYALKRQGRTLYGFGG
- the LOC132791781 gene encoding histone H2A-like, which translates into the protein MSGRGKGGKVKGKSKSRSNRAGLQFPVGRIHRLLRKGNYAERVGAGAPVYLAAVMEYLAAEVLELAGNAARDNKKTRIIPRHLQLAIRNDEELNKLLSGVTIAQGGVLPNIQAVLLPKKTEKKA
- the LOC132791787 gene encoding histone H2B, whose amino-acid sequence is MPPKTSGKAAKKAGKAQKNITKNDKKKKRKRKESYAIYIYKVLKQVHPDTGISSKAMSIMNSFVNDIFERIAAEASRLAHYNKRSTITSREIQTAVRLLLPGELAKHAVSEGTKAVTKYTSSK